In one Lycium barbarum isolate Lr01 chromosome 7, ASM1917538v2, whole genome shotgun sequence genomic region, the following are encoded:
- the LOC132603118 gene encoding putative chloride channel-like protein CLC-g: MSVLISAALPNGSSPPAPEEADEESLSLPLLRRSASNNTSQVAIVGSSVCPIESLDYEIMENDYFKQDWRHGEKIQILQYLSMKWMMCFFIGLFVGLVGFCNNLAVENIAGMKFVVTSDMMLARRYTTAFLVFVSSNFGLTLFAGLITAFIAPEAAGSGIPEVKAYLNGVDAPAIFSLRTLFVKIVGSISAVSGSLVIGKAGPMVHTGACIAALMGQGGSKKYGLTWKWLKYFKSDRDRRDLVTCGSAAGMAAAFRAPVGGLLFALEEMASWWRSALLWRAFFTTAVVAIVLRALIDVCLSGKCGLFGKGGLIMFDVTSANSAYQIQDVPPVLFLAAIGGILGSLYNFLQDKVLQIYNRINEGGAAYKIVLALTVSIFTSCLLFGLPWLASCRPCPSDSSEPCPTIGRNGNFKKFQCPPGHYNDLASLFFNTNDDAIKNLFSKDTDNEFHHLSMLIFFITCFLLSIFSYGIVVPAGLFVPVIVTGAAYGRFVGMLFGSHSTLNHGLFAVLGSASLLGGSMRMTVSLCVIILELTNDLLLLPLMMLVLLISKTVADAFNGNIYDLIMRAKGFPYLEGHAEPYLRQLAVSDVVTGPLQLFNGFEKVSNIVHVLKTTGHNGFPVVDEPPVSEAPILFGLILRAHLVTLLKKKAFLQNPVPAGYDAFNQISADEFAKKGLDHGDRVENIQLTDEEMDMFIDLHPFCNTSPYTVVETISLAKALVLFREVGLRHLLVIPKVSGRIPVVGIITRHDFMPEHVLSLHPSLAKSKWKRLRFKLPRGVKIF; the protein is encoded by the exons ATGTCCGTACTAATATCTGCAGCTCTTCCCAACGGCTCATCTCCGCCGGCGCCGGAGGAGGCAGATGAGGAGTCACTCTCTCTTCCATTGCTGCGTCGATCAGCATCCAATAATACTTCTCAGGTTGCCATTGTTGGCTCCAGTGTCTGCCCTATTGAAAGCCTCGACTACGA AATCATGGAGAATGATTATTTCAAGCAAGATTGGAGACATGGAGAAAAGATTCAAATATTGCAGTACTTATCCATGAAATGGATGATGTGCTTTTTCATTGGATTGTTTGTCGGCCTCGTTGGTTTCTGTAACAATCTTGCTGTTGAGAACATTGCTGGAATGAAATTTGTGGTCACCTCTGATATGATGCTTGCGAGAAG GTATACAACGGCTTTTCTTGTATTTGTATCTTCCAATTTCGGACTGACATTATTTGCCGGTCTAATTACGGCTTTTATCGCACCAGAGGCTGCTGGTTCAGGTATACCTGAAGTTAAGGCTTACTTGAATGGCGTCGATGCACCAGCAATATTTTCTCTCAGAACTCTCTTTGTCAAG ATTGTTGGCAGCATTTCTGCCGTATCAGGATCTCTTGTAATTGGAAAAGCAGGTCCCATGGTTCATACTGGTGCTTGCATTGCAGCATTGATGGGTCAAGGCGGGTCAAAGAAGTATGGATTAACTTGGAAATGGCTGAAGTATTTTAAAAGCGATAGAGATCGACGAGATCTTGTAACATGTGGGTCAGCTGCTGGGATGGCTGCTGCATTCCGAGCTCCTGTTGGTGGTTTGTTGTTTGCTCTTGAAGAAATGGCATCTtg GTGGAGAAGTGCTTTATTGTGGAGAGCCTTTTTCACTACGGCTGTGGTTGCAATTGTGCTTCGGGCTTTGATTGATGTTTGTTTGAGTGGAAAATGTGGACTCTTTGGTAAAGGAGGTCTCATAATGTTCGATGTCACGTCAGCTAATAGCGCATATCAGATCCAGGATGTGCCTCCTGTTCTTTTCCTAGCAGCTATTGGAGGCATATTGGGAAGTTTGTACAACTTTTTACAGGATAAGGTTCTGCAGATTTATAACCGAATTAACGA GGGAGGAGCTGCTTACAAAATAGTTCTGGCTCTTACGGTATCCATTTTCACATCTTGTCTTCTTTTTGGATTACCATGGTTGGCATCTTGCCGCCCTTGCCCTTCAGATTCATCAGAACCTTGCCCCACAATTGGACGGAATGGTAACTTTAAGAAGTTTCAATGTCCTCCAGGCCACTACAATGATCTTGCCAGTTTATTTTTCAACACGAATGATGATGCAATTAAAAACCTTTTCAGCAAGGACACTGATAACGAGTTTCACCATCTCTCAATGCTAATTTTCTTTATCACCTGTTTTTTGCTGAGCATCTTTAGTTATGGGATAGTCGTACCAGCAGGTCTCTTTGTGCCTGTCATTGTGACAGGTGCGGCTTATGGCCGATTTGTTGGGATGTTGTTTGGTTCACACTCGACTCTTAACCATGGCCTTTTTGCTGTATTAGGTTCAGCTTCCCTTCTTGGGGGTTCTATGAGAATGACAGTTTCCTTATGCGTTATTATCCTAGAATTGACTAATGACCTCCTCTTGCTACCTCTAATGATGCTAGTTCTTCTTATCTCCAAAACTGTAGCTGATGCATTTAATGGGAATATATATGACCTCATAATGAGGGCGAAGGGTTTTCCTTACTTGGAAGGTCATGCTGAACCTTACTTGAGACAACTGGCAGTGAGCGATGTGGTCACAGGTCCACTCCAGCTCTTCAACGGCTTTGAGAAAGTTAGTAACATAGTTCATGTCCTCAAAACCACCGGGCATAATGGCTTTCCAGTGGTGGATGAGCCCCCAGTTTCCGAAGCACCAATTCTATTTGGTTTGATACTCCGCGCACATCTTGTTACATTGCTAAAGAAGAAAGCATTTCTTCAAAATCCCGTACCTGCTGGATATGACGCCTTTAACCAGATTTCAGCTGATGAGTTTGCAAAGAAGGGTTTAGACCATGGAGACAGAGTGGAAAATATACAACTGACAGATGAAGAGATGGATATGTTTATAGATCTACATCCTTTTTGTAACACTTCACCTTACACTGTCGTAGAGACTATATCCTTGGCGAAGGCTCTGGTGCTCTTCCGAGAAGTTGGTTTAAGGCATCTGCTGGTAATACCCAAGGTTTCTGGG